The following proteins are co-located in the Deltaproteobacteria bacterium genome:
- a CDS encoding dicarboxylate/amino acid:cation symporter gives MSANPGRRARRILFGLGYGALAGWIAREGLGSGPLLDGAIAWVAYPIGQIFLRMLFIAVLPLVVSSLALGVLELGDVRRLGRVGALTLAYTLTVSAGSVAIGVGLVNFLRPGAGFDPVERANLLETLAPQARKVVAQAAQAASPIDSLLSIIPRNPFEALVRAFDGEMLGVMFFAVLLGVALVTTPRERTTGLVAALEGLYAISLRVIDMAMALAPYGVFALVFSLTARLGGDLLLTLGRYVGVVLLGLALQQFGVYALILRYAIGISPRVFFSRISEVMTTAFSTSSSAATLPTALRVSEQRLGVPREINSFVLTVGATANQNGTALFEGVTVLFLAQLFGVELGFAQQATVVLLSILAGVGTAGVPGGSLPLIVVVLQSVGIPGEGIAVILGVDRLLDMSRTVLNVTGDITAALFVARVDGKLALPAE, from the coding sequence ATGAGCGCGAATCCGGGACGCCGCGCGCGGCGAATCCTGTTCGGGCTGGGCTACGGCGCGCTCGCGGGCTGGATCGCGCGCGAGGGGCTGGGCAGCGGCCCGCTGCTCGACGGCGCGATCGCCTGGGTCGCGTACCCGATCGGTCAGATCTTCCTGCGCATGCTCTTCATCGCGGTGCTGCCGCTGGTGGTCTCGTCGCTCGCGCTGGGCGTGCTCGAGCTCGGCGACGTGCGGCGGCTGGGACGCGTGGGCGCGCTCACGCTCGCATACACGCTCACCGTCTCCGCGGGCTCGGTGGCGATCGGTGTGGGGCTCGTGAACTTCCTCCGCCCCGGCGCGGGCTTCGACCCCGTGGAGCGCGCGAACCTGCTCGAGACGCTGGCGCCACAGGCTAGGAAGGTGGTCGCGCAGGCCGCGCAGGCCGCGAGCCCGATCGACTCGCTGCTCTCGATCATCCCGCGCAATCCGTTCGAGGCGCTGGTGCGCGCATTCGACGGCGAGATGCTCGGCGTGATGTTCTTCGCGGTGCTGCTCGGCGTAGCGCTGGTCACCACGCCGCGCGAGCGGACGACCGGGCTGGTGGCCGCGCTCGAGGGCCTGTACGCGATCTCGCTGCGCGTCATCGACATGGCGATGGCGCTCGCGCCGTACGGCGTCTTCGCGCTGGTCTTCTCGCTCACCGCGCGGCTCGGCGGCGACCTGCTGCTCACGCTGGGCCGCTACGTCGGTGTGGTGCTGCTCGGGCTCGCGCTGCAGCAGTTCGGCGTCTACGCGCTGATCCTGCGCTACGCGATCGGAATCTCGCCGCGCGTGTTCTTCTCGCGCATCTCCGAGGTGATGACCACCGCGTTCTCGACCAGCTCGAGCGCCGCCACGCTGCCGACGGCGCTGCGGGTGTCGGAGCAGCGACTGGGCGTGCCGCGCGAGATCAACTCGTTCGTGCTCACGGTCGGCGCCACCGCGAACCAGAACGGAACCGCGCTCTTCGAGGGCGTCACCGTGCTCTTCCTCGCGCAGCTCTTCGGGGTCGAGCTCGGCTTCGCGCAGCAGGCCACGGTCGTGCTGCTCTCGATCCTCGCGGGCGTCGGCACCGCCGGAGTCCCGGGCGGATCGCTGCCGCTGATCGTGGTGGTGCTCCAGTCGGTGGGCATTCCCGGCGAGGGGATCGCGGTGATCCTCGGCGTCGATCGGCTGCTCGACATGAGTCGAACGGTGC